TAGAATAAAACTATCAATAGAATTACCAATAATACAAATAGCGATAATGAAGTAAATTTAAAAAATGGAATTTTTGTCTCATGGAACATTAAAATCGATGCAATAGTTATTGCAGAAACTGGAAATGTATACGCCCACCATGAAAGGTAATATTTGATTTTCATGAACATTTCTATTTGTGCTAAAATTATTATCACTAGAAAAAGTGCAAAGTAGTAGAGAATCTTTGAAAAATCATTCAATTCTCCAGTCAATTTTACAATGGAGATGAAGCCAACAGCTGGAGGAGCGATTAAAATAAATAGAGTAGGCAACAGCTTTTCCGGTAATGGATGATGGAAAATTATACGGTTAAAAAAAATCGTTAACAAAATAATCCAAAAGAGTAGACCGATACTGAAGAAAAACCATGAAATTTCATGATAAGAATGTGCTACACCGGCTACGGGAACGATTATATTACCGACAGCTGGTATAAACCATGCTGGATTCATATGTTTCATCTCAAATTTGGAATGATGAATCCAAATTTTTATGATCATTACGGTCAAGATAAGATGAAGTATTACTCCAATAATCCATAAAATTTTTGAAATAGGCATACTTATGGGCATATACGCAACACTGAACAGTAAAAAGCTAATGGAAAATGCTGGGAAAAAGCTTAACTTTATTGGATGATTGAACTCTGATAAAACTTCACTTCTATAAAAAATTAGCTTTGCAAAGTAAACTAGAGTTAAAACAATAAAAATGAAATTTGTAAAATAAAGTGAGAAATTACTGAATTTTGGAAATTCCATCATTGGCTCTAACTTTTGCAGAGCAATTGTAAAACCTGTCAAACCAAGTATAACTGAAAAAAATGAGATAGGAAAAAATTTAAGTCTAAGTTCGTTTTTCATTTATTATCCTCCTAGTGTTTGTAGTGTTATTGCTATATAGTTGAAATAATAACTATCGGTAATATAAAAATCAACATCAATATTCATATTGCTTTTAATATACATAACTAATTTTGTATGCTTTTATTCAAGGCCAATATCCTATATTAAATCTATTTTGTAGCGAAGAAGTTACTAGATTCAAAAGAGTTTTAGCACCGAACAATCTCGAATGAAGACGAAAATATGAGAAGATACTTCACTAGCCTTACGGTTAGAATTCCGCTGGTGATGGTGTTTTTATGTTAAGATGTTTGGTTTAGTAGAGAAGATGGTTCAAAATATTATCTTTCACTATATTGTATCCTCTTCATAATACTACAATCTTATGAACATACTTATACCGGCTGAACTTGAGCACTGTGTGCTGGGAGTAGCCGGTTCAATCGATTGTACTCAGTCAGGTTGAATGGTAAAGTAGCGAGGGTCTTTTTGTAAATAGATATCGATTCTGATCAATCTTTATAAAAAGATTGGCCTTTTTTATTTACTTTTTTTAACAATAAAAGTAATCTCTTCCCAAGCGATTAAGTCGCTGGATCTATTTGTAATAACTTAGATATATCAATGCATTGAATATTAGATTATTTTTTCTATGATATCATATAATAATTATTATATATCATATGATAAGTGTTGAAAATGAACTGGAGAATGTGAATTATAATAAAACTTTCCCCGTTTATTATTGCATTGGCTTTGTCTTGTTGGTTAGGATATAAATTTGCTGGAACAGCTTGTTCCCCAAGTTTTCTAAAACCCAAATATCTAGCACATATAGTTTAATTTCCCAAATAATATTTCTTTTTATAGATAGCACCAAGACCTTCAGTATCTTTCATTTTGACATTAAAAAAGGACATCCTGTTATACATTCACATTCAGACATAATACTCGCCGTATTGTTAAAATATTTATATATACAACATTAGATAAAGAAAAAGGAAAATCTGTTTTTATATTAATATGACAAAACTGGGAATAGTTCATACCAAGAATCATCAGAATACCTTAAAATTTGATCTTATACTCTTATGATTTTTTTTCATATTTATATCTCTTTAAAACTGACCAAAAAGTAATATTATAAATTAATCTTCATAATTCTGATCATCTTTATTTTCAGTCATATTTAACTTAAAAATAGCGATTATTATAATTGCTATTGTTGTCAAACCGATAAGTAGAAGTGCCGTATCTTCCGTCTCCTTTTTTTTGTTCTTGTAATAGTTTACCAAAGAACTATCTACCGAAGTAGATTCCGGATTTATAGCGTTTGAATCAATATCTGTTTTATATTTAACTGCTAATCCAGATAACACCATAGATTCATACCTTTCTACTCCATCTAAATCAAAATAAATGCCAGCCCTTCTTGTTTTAAAGTCTCGTTTAACATTAATTATTGCATCGGCTCCAGCTCTCCAAGCAGAATGTCTTAAATCCAGCAATAGTTCATCTAAATCTGAATTTTCATTACCTACAGCTTCAATAAAACCAATCTGATTAAAATCAATATCTGGTTTTGATCCATCCCAATAAACATCGACATGACCTTTATTTTTACTGTAAACTTCAAGACTATCTTTTGAATTATTTATTTTGGTAAATGATATTTTTTTATCATAACCATAGGAGCAACTAATTGTACTTAGAATGAATGCCGTTGTAAGTATTAAAGTTATCATTTTTTTAATTGAAGTTCTCATTCTCTATCCATAATTAAAATTTTAACTTTCCTAAAGATAATGCATAGATTTTACTTATGAAAGATATCTGGATCACAATTTTTTAAAAATTGCATATGAAATTTCTAAAAATATCATATGCAATAAGAATTCTGCTTAATACTTTTTCTCTCTTTCAATAGTTCCATCTTCTTTATAAAAAATCCATTTACCACTTTTTATTCCTTTTACATAAAATCCCGTTGACTTAATTTTACCACTAGGATAATATGTTTTATGTTCTCCTTCTCGTTTTCCATCAACATAGTGACTTTCCGATTCAAGGTATTCATCATATTGGTCAAAGGTTTGATACAAACCATTACGGACGCTATTTTTATAGTCAGAAATCTCGCATAATTTAAAAGTTGTCAATGAATAAATATAACTTCTTCCACTTTTTTCATTCTTTTCAAAATGTAATTTTGAAATTACTTTACCATCTTGATAAGTAGTTTCATCTCCATCCATCATTCCATTTTTTATTTCTATTTCACGTACTATATTTCCCTGAGAATCCCTTATTACAGAAGTTCCTGTAAATAAAGCTCCATTTAGGTTATACAATTTAGAATCAAAATCAAAATTGATCATTTTACTGTCAATTCTTTCTGCATAAATTGTAACCAATATTGTCAAAACCAAAATTAAGTATTTCATAATTTCCCTTTCATCTTTCATTTTACAGAATTTAGTACCAAATCCAATAAAATCCTTAGAAAGTTTGAATTTGGCGATTTTAAGCTTGAATATGAGGGCTTATTTTAATTATACTTTTATCAATCCTCTTTCAATTTTATCCAATTTTTTGATTTCTCTTGATAAAAGAAAGGCAACTACTGAGAAACCCAGTAATTCAGAGGTAGGAGTTGCAGCCCAAACACCATCAAGATTGAAAAATGTTGGTAAAATAAATAGAGCAGGAATATATATAAGAACTTTTCGACTAAGGTTTATAATTATTGATTCTTTAGGCTTCCCAATTGCCTGAAAATACATTGCAATCATCATATTTAACCCTGTAAATGGAATCATCATTATCGATATCCTCAGACCATTAGATCCTAATTCTATCAAACTCATGTCGTTTTTGCTAAATACTAAAATAAGTGAATCTGAAAATATATAAAAAGTAAACAATCCTAATGTAGCAACCAACACTGCATATAAAGATGAAAACTTTATGCCTTCCTTAACACGAGGAATGAGTTTAGCTCCATAATTATAGCCAATTACAGGCTGACTACCCATCATTAGACCAAAAAACAGTGTTTCAATTATCATCATAATACTGTGAATTGCTCCCAAAGCACCCAAAGCTGTTGCTCCTCCATTTTTAATTAGAACTCTGTTCAACAAAACAGTTACCAATGTAGTTGCAAGGTTCATAAGAAATGGTGAAGTTCCAATAGAAATCATAGGCTTAATTGTTATCCAGCTAATTTTAAGATTTCTTAATCTTAGAGTAAGTACTCTTCTTTTACTTTTTGTGAAATACCAGAAAACCAGAGATGATGTAACAATTCTGGAAATTGCCGTTGCCATGGCAACACCAGATACTCCCATATTAAAAGTGAAAAGAAAAATTGGATCTAAAATAATATTTAGAACTGCTCCACTCATAGCTATTAACATAGCTATATTTGGGTTTCCTTCGCTTCGAATACAGCCATTTGTACCCATTGCCAAAAAATCAAAGAAGATGAATGGTAAAAACCAAATTAAGTAATCATATGCATAAGGGAATGTAGCTTCTGTCGCTCCGACAAGATTTAGTAATGGAGTAAGGAAAAATAATGAAAAAATGGTCACAAATACAGCAGCTATCATAAATAGTGAAAAAGTATTTCCCAAGGTTTGTTCAGCTTCTTCTATTTTTTTTTCACCAAGCTTGAGGGATATCGTTGCCGAAGAACCACTACCAATAAGTACGCCTATTGCTATTGATAATATGAAAATGGGGAAGACCAAAGTTACTCCAGCGAGAGCTTCCGTACCTAGTGCTTTTCCTATATAAATTCTATCCACAATATTATATAATGATTGAATTGTTGATGCAACTATACTTGGCACAGAGTATTTAATTAGTAATTTCCATATAGGTTTTTGTTCTAGTTCGAGTCTTTTTTTCATTTATATTCCTATTCCATTTATCAATAATTTTAACATCTCTTCAACGCTCGGTTTTTCTACTCTCATCGGCCAATGCAATCTCCCTATTAATTGCTCAATAAACATTATAGCCAATATTTCAGCTGAAACTGATTTTGTGATATAACCTTCATTTTGACCATTGGAGAAAAGATTTGTCAACTGCTTATCTACACTTTCTTTTTTTTCGCTCATGATTTTTTTTCTTTCAGGTTCTAAAGTCATTATCCTTTCCTCATGTTCCCTGAATGATCGCATTGTATTATGTCTTTTTTTAAAAAATGATTCTAGGTGATATGCAGACTCTGTAAGTCGTTCATTAAAACTTTTTTCAGAAGATACAATTTCTGTTAGCCTTTCCGTAAACGGATCGAATCCATATATAGCTAATTCAAAAAATAGATGATCTTTATCTTTAAAATATCTGTAAATAGTCCCCTTCCCAACACCAGCTTTTGTCGCAATATCCTCCACTTTAACTTCATGAAAACGTTTATAGGTAATTATCTGTTCAACTGCTTCCAGAATTATACTCTTTTTATCTAGCTCCATTATGTCTCCTCCTTTGCTAATACTGACTGGTCAGTCCCAAGAATAGTGGGAATAAAATTTAATAGCAACAGAAATTTTTTAAATTTGTTAATCAATATCCACAGTTAAAAAAAAGTTTGATACTCTGTAAGAAATCATTTTTAATGAAAATTAGGTAGCTTTCAAAAGTTGATAAAAATGTACAAGTTAATATTTTTTGTTCGTTTATTATTATTTTAACTTATTAGAAAATTATTTACTTAAGTAAGCAGAGTAAGAAAGAAATTAACAATAAACTCTCTTTTTGATGTTCATTTCATGATGCTATAATAATATTATAAATGCATTTATATTGGTTATATGAGATAATTTCATATATGCATTTACATTGTTTTTATCAAATTATCACAAAAAGATTTAGCGATGAAGTCGCTTGATTCTAAGATTGATGGCTGTCACCTCGAAGGTGGCTGACATCTGAAATATTATTAAGAGAAGATACTCACCACTTGTTTCACCCTCACTAAGGCTGTGCGTTAAAGAGGGTGACTTTAAGATCGTTTGCTAAATACAAAAATTCTATCTTTCAATATTATCGTATTATATAGATTTGATTTCCAAGATTTCTTTTGGAAACAAAAGAAACAAAATTTTCAGCTTTTTAGAAAAGCTGAACCAAAATCGAGAAATTTCAAGAGAGCATTATCGTTATTGCTCCATTCAACTTTTCCGAGTACAGAAAAGTTGAACCAGCTTCACCAACCTTGCGGTTGGAATTCCGCTGGTGATGGTGTTTTTATGTTAAGATTCTAGTTTTGTAGGAGAAGATGATTAAAACATTATCTTCTCTTAAAAAAACATAGGTCTCAAAGTTTACTATCACCGGCGTAGGCTTAGCTTGCTTTCAAGCTACCGCTGAAGCCGGTTCAATCTGATTGTACTCAAGCAGATTGAATGCTAAAGTAACGATAATACTCTCAAGTCCCCTATCAGGGGATTTAGGGGTTCTTGGTTTTGATTGAACTTTTTCAAAAGTTCAGCCTTTTTTGTTTACCTTTTTTAGCAAAAAAGGTAATCCCTTCTCCAGCGATGAAGTCGCTGGATCTTTAAGAATCGATGTCTGTCACCTCGAAGGTGGCTGACATCTGAAATATCTTTAAGATCGTTTATAAAACGATAAAACCTTTATCTTTTTATTATATAGCAATTTATAGATTTATTTTCTATTATTACTTTTGAGGACAAAAGTAACAAAATACTAAGCTTTTTAGAAAAGCTTAACAAAAACCAACATCCATTAAGATAATATTGTCGTTATTGAACCAGCTTCACTAACCTTGCGGTTAGAATTCCGCTGGTGATGGTGTTTTATGTTGGGTTTTTTGGTTTGGAAGAAGAAATTAAATTTCCAAAGTATGGGAGAGTTTTAATTAGATCGGGTTTAAGTAAAAAATATTATTTTCAATAATAAAGCTGTAATATAAAAATGTTATCACGACTTGACCTGATAAGAATTTTGGTATCTGATTCATAATGATTTGAATAATTTAGAAATTGATGATTATCAGCTATTGATATATGGATGGGTATGAGGAAGAAATATTTTATTTTATAGTAAGATATTTTACCATTGCGGTCGAAATACTTACTAGTATCAATCTGGATGTGTTTAAGAAAAATCCTCATAATATTATTTATGTTACATAATGTAAAGAAGTTATAATGCTTGCCTAAAACTTGGCACGACATTTGTTTATAGAAATAGTCATGAAGGCAATAAACTTAAACAAAAATTGAAGGAGTTCAAAATGACAAAATTTCGTTACAATTCATCAGGGTACAGACAGTACAATTCGGGTTCAGGTTGGAATTACACGCACAGGACTGTGGCAGAGAACAAATTGGGAGGCTCTATCTTCAAGGGCTATGAAGTTCACCACATCAACGGTGTAAAAACCGACAATCGTCCATCTAATCTTACTGTCCTTTCATCTGCTGCTCACAGGTCATTACACAAAAAATAATGCTAAACCTTCCGGACTCCATTCCATTTTTTGGATGGAGTACTCCGGAAAAAGGAGAAAAATGAAAAATTTAATTATGCTTGCAACTGTCGCTTTACTATCATTATCATTCTTTTCTTGTGAAGAGGGTATTACAGAAGTTAAAGTTACTAATCAAATTGAAGATCAAAATCAACTTATCCCTGTAAAATGGGTTGGGACTAAAAGATTTGGATATGCTGGGTTTGGAGACCTATTCTACACTGCTTTAGCACCTGAAATTGCAATTATTGATGATGATACACTTAACTTAAAAAGTAACGATGAGAATTTTTGTAATTATATCAAGATTCAATTCTTACCAGAGCATCCTGATGGTGCTATGTGGAGAGTGGTTTATAAAGCACCAGATGAGAGTGTTGAAAGAAACTTGTTAATATCAAATTTAAACACCTATGGATATCAGTTTTACTACCAATAAACAAATTCTTTTTTGGCTTATTGTTGAGAAATCGACAGTAGGCTTAAGCGGAATGAGTTGCAATTAAAAAATAAAAAATGGAGTATAAAATGTTAACGATGGGAATTATATTTGTGGCACTTGGAGCAGGATGTTTATATATAGGAGCAGCTTTCTTAGGCTTAGTACTGCTATATATTGGATTGTTAATAATACACCCAATTCTAGCTTTTGCATTTGCAATCTACAGTTTATGGGATAGACACTGACCATATATAAACATAAAAGGAGAACTATAAAGGATTCTTCTTAATTTATTGCTTATATATCTAACAAGTAGGTCTGGTTACTTATTTTAATTGGAAAAAAAACAAAATGTGATTAAAATTAAAAACACGAGGAGAAAATTATGGAGAATATGAATTTAGAAACCTTTAAAGATGGAACTGATAAATATATCATATATGTAAATTCACTTATGAGTGATAAAAATTTTGATACAAATTTTGAAATATTAAAGAAAATGATATCTGATAATTTAGATGGTAATTTTGAAAATGAACTGTTGCGTTTATTTGCAGGTGCCGAACTTCTCCTAAGCAGGATTATATCAATTTATGATTATTTGAAAGAATTGAAAATAAATATCGATCCTTTTAGAGATTCAATAGATGATGAGAATCTAAATATCCTTCAGGGTTTGGTTTATAATAAGTTTACAGATTTATTAAAAAAAAATAAAGTTCATTATGCGAAGAATCTAATTGAAGATTTTGGGAAAGAGATAAACAAGATATATTACTTGGATGACTTTAATTGGAATGGTAAGTTTGTAGTTGGCTTAAGAGAAATAAGAAATAGCTTAAAAAAAGCAAACAGAACTAGAGAAATTTTAGAGTGTTTAGAGATAGAATTGTATATAATGGAAGAAATTGTTGATACTGATAGTATTGATTGGTTTAAAGAAGTAATAAAAGAATATAATGACTTAAAAAGCAATTTAGAAAAAGACGAAGCAGTTATCGAAGCTAAAGTTCAGGAACGAAATGAGATTATAGCCAAACTTTCCCATTCTATAAAAAACCTTATCAGATCTGCTGTCATTGATCCGCTATCATACTTACAACAAAGTGACAACTTGAATCAAAAGACTATTCAGGATGCTTTGAAAGGTGCAAACCTAATCCGTGAAATAGTGAATGGTATAAACCTGTCGTTTAAAGGTTCTTTTGAAGATTTTATATACGATGCGAAACACACCAGCTTTGAACCATTTAGTTTTAATGATATTTTTTTAGATAGCTTTAAATATGCCGTTAGTAATATGCTTGATGGAAAATATTTCAATGTTTTTTTAAGGGAATATTTTAAAAGTAAAGAAACGTATTTACAAGCATCTAGTGAATGGACACAAGTTAGTAATTCTAAGAACTTTGATGATTTTATAAACTACACTTCAAAATATTTTATCGACATCAATATTGATTTAAATGA
This region of Candidatus Delongbacteria bacterium genomic DNA includes:
- a CDS encoding HNH endonuclease produces the protein MTKFRYNSSGYRQYNSGSGWNYTHRTVAENKLGGSIFKGYEVHHINGVKTDNRPSNLTVLSSAAHRSLHKK
- a CDS encoding SLAC1 anion channel family protein — encoded protein: MKNELRLKFFPISFFSVILGLTGFTIALQKLEPMMEFPKFSNFSLYFTNFIFIVLTLVYFAKLIFYRSEVLSEFNHPIKLSFFPAFSISFLLFSVAYMPISMPISKILWIIGVILHLILTVMIIKIWIHHSKFEMKHMNPAWFIPAVGNIIVPVAGVAHSYHEISWFFFSIGLLFWIILLTIFFNRIIFHHPLPEKLLPTLFILIAPPAVGFISIVKLTGELNDFSKILYYFALFLVIIILAQIEMFMKIKYYLSWWAYTFPVSAITIASILMFHETKIPFFKFTSLSLFVLLVILLIVLFYRTIIAIIKKEICIEED
- a CDS encoding GHKL domain-containing protein codes for the protein MENMNLETFKDGTDKYIIYVNSLMSDKNFDTNFEILKKMISDNLDGNFENELLRLFAGAELLLSRIISIYDYLKELKINIDPFRDSIDDENLNILQGLVYNKFTDLLKKNKVHYAKNLIEDFGKEINKIYYLDDFNWNGKFVVGLREIRNSLKKANRTREILECLEIELYIMEEIVDTDSIDWFKEVIKEYNDLKSNLEKDEAVIEAKVQERNEIIAKLSHSIKNLIRSAVIDPLSYLQQSDNLNQKTIQDALKGANLIREIVNGINLSFKGSFEDFIYDAKHTSFEPFSFNDIFLDSFKYAVSNMLDGKYFNVFLREYFKSKETYLQASSEWTQVSNSKNFDDFINYTSKYFIDINIDLNDISVLVTGNEKGSAIKFLIMIQEMLFNAVKYSAFVPREKRKIEIKATRKNNKIVIVLINSFNDDIHVKTSGLGSIIIENFSKILRGELNIEKNDGLFKLQLEFDDLWV
- a CDS encoding MATE family efflux transporter, with translation MKKRLELEQKPIWKLLIKYSVPSIVASTIQSLYNIVDRIYIGKALGTEALAGVTLVFPIFILSIAIGVLIGSGSSATISLKLGEKKIEEAEQTLGNTFSLFMIAAVFVTIFSLFFLTPLLNLVGATEATFPYAYDYLIWFLPFIFFDFLAMGTNGCIRSEGNPNIAMLIAMSGAVLNIILDPIFLFTFNMGVSGVAMATAISRIVTSSLVFWYFTKSKRRVLTLRLRNLKISWITIKPMISIGTSPFLMNLATTLVTVLLNRVLIKNGGATALGALGAIHSIMMIIETLFFGLMMGSQPVIGYNYGAKLIPRVKEGIKFSSLYAVLVATLGLFTFYIFSDSLILVFSKNDMSLIELGSNGLRISIMMIPFTGLNMMIAMYFQAIGKPKESIIINLSRKVLIYIPALFILPTFFNLDGVWAATPTSELLGFSVVAFLLSREIKKLDKIERGLIKV
- a CDS encoding TetR/AcrR family transcriptional regulator, whose protein sequence is MELDKKSIILEAVEQIITYKRFHEVKVEDIATKAGVGKGTIYRYFKDKDHLFFELAIYGFDPFTERLTEIVSSEKSFNERLTESAYHLESFFKKRHNTMRSFREHEERIMTLEPERKKIMSEKKESVDKQLTNLFSNGQNEGYITKSVSAEILAIMFIEQLIGRLHWPMRVEKPSVEEMLKLLINGIGI